The Pseudomonas azadiae genome contains a region encoding:
- the rep gene encoding DNA helicase Rep, with product MSRLNPRQQEAVNYVGGPLLVLAGAGSGKTSVITRKIAHLIQNCGIRAQYIVAMTFTNKAAREMKERVGTLLKGGEGRGLTVCTFHNLGLNIIRKEHARLGYKPGFSIFDETDVKALMTDIMQKEYAGDDGVDEIKNMIGAWKNDLVLPAQALENARNPKEQTAAIVYTHYQRTLKAFNAVDFDDLILQPVKLFQEHADILEKWQNKVRYLLVDEYQDTNASQYLLVKLLIGTRNQFTVVGDDDQSIYAWRGARPENLMLLKVDFPSLKVVMLEQNYRSTSRILRCANVLISNNPHEFEKQLWSEMGHGDEIRVIRCRNEDAEAERVAVEILSLHLRTDRPYSDFAILYRGNYQAKLIELKLQHHQIPYRLSGGNSFFGRQEVKDLMAYFRLIVNPDDDNAFLRVINVPRREIGSTTLEKLGNYATERKISMYAATDEIGLGEHLDTRFTDRLSRFKRFMDKVREQCAGEDPISALRSMVMDIDYENWLRTNSSSDKAADYRMGNVWFLIEALKNTLEKDEDGEMTVEDAIGKLVLRDMLERQQEEEDGAEGVQMMTLHASKGLEFPYVFIMGMEEEILPHRSSIEADTIEEERRLAYVGITRARQTLAFTFAAKRKQYGEIIDCAPSRFLDELPPDDLAWEGNDDTPTEVKAVRGNTALADIRAMLKR from the coding sequence ATGTCCCGACTCAATCCCCGGCAGCAAGAAGCCGTGAACTACGTCGGCGGCCCTCTATTGGTGCTCGCCGGTGCAGGCTCCGGCAAGACCAGCGTGATCACCCGCAAGATCGCGCACCTGATCCAGAACTGCGGCATCCGCGCCCAGTACATCGTCGCCATGACCTTTACCAACAAGGCCGCGCGTGAGATGAAAGAGCGTGTCGGCACCCTGCTCAAAGGTGGCGAAGGCCGTGGCCTCACCGTGTGCACCTTCCACAACCTGGGCCTGAACATCATCCGCAAGGAACATGCGCGGCTGGGCTACAAGCCGGGCTTCTCGATCTTCGACGAGACCGACGTCAAGGCCCTGATGACCGACATCATGCAGAAGGAATACGCAGGCGACGACGGCGTGGACGAGATCAAGAACATGATCGGCGCCTGGAAAAACGACCTGGTCCTGCCCGCCCAGGCCCTGGAAAACGCACGCAACCCCAAGGAGCAGACCGCCGCCATCGTCTACACCCACTATCAGCGCACGCTCAAAGCGTTCAACGCGGTGGACTTCGACGACCTGATCCTGCAGCCGGTCAAGCTGTTCCAGGAACACGCCGACATCCTTGAGAAATGGCAGAACAAGGTGCGCTACCTGCTGGTGGACGAATACCAGGACACCAACGCCAGCCAGTATTTGCTGGTGAAGCTGCTGATCGGCACACGCAACCAGTTCACCGTGGTGGGCGACGATGACCAGTCGATCTACGCCTGGCGCGGCGCCCGCCCGGAAAACCTGATGCTGCTCAAGGTCGATTTCCCGTCCTTGAAAGTGGTGATGCTGGAGCAGAACTACCGCTCCACCAGCCGCATCCTGCGCTGCGCCAACGTGCTGATCTCCAACAACCCCCACGAGTTCGAAAAGCAACTGTGGAGCGAGATGGGCCACGGCGATGAGATCCGCGTGATCCGCTGCCGCAACGAAGACGCCGAAGCCGAGCGCGTGGCCGTGGAAATCCTCAGCCTGCACCTGCGCACCGACCGGCCTTACAGCGATTTCGCCATCCTGTACCGCGGCAACTACCAGGCCAAGCTGATCGAGCTGAAACTGCAGCATCACCAGATTCCGTATCGCCTGTCCGGCGGCAACAGCTTTTTCGGACGCCAGGAAGTCAAGGACCTGATGGCCTACTTCCGCCTGATCGTGAACCCGGACGACGACAACGCCTTCCTGCGCGTGATCAACGTGCCCCGCCGGGAAATCGGCTCCACGACCCTGGAAAAGCTCGGCAATTACGCCACCGAACGCAAGATCTCGATGTACGCCGCCACCGATGAAATCGGCCTGGGCGAGCACCTCGACACGCGCTTCACCGATCGCCTGTCGCGCTTCAAGCGCTTCATGGACAAGGTGCGCGAGCAATGCGCCGGCGAAGACCCGATCAGCGCCCTGCGCAGCATGGTCATGGACATCGACTACGAGAACTGGCTGCGCACCAACAGTTCCAGCGACAAGGCCGCGGATTACCGCATGGGCAACGTCTGGTTCCTGATCGAAGCACTGAAAAACACCCTGGAAAAAGACGAAGACGGCGAAATGACCGTCGAAGACGCCATCGGCAAACTGGTGCTGCGCGACATGCTCGAGCGCCAGCAAGAAGAGGAAGACGGCGCAGAGGGCGTGCAGATGATGACCTTGCATGCCTCCAAGGGCCTGGAATTTCCCTATGTGTTCATCATGGGCATGGAAGAGGAAATCCTTCCGCACCGTTCCAGCATCGAGGCCGACACCATCGAAGAAGAACGGCGCCTGGCCTACGTGGGCATTACCCGCGCGCGTCAGACCCTGGCCTTCACCTTTGCCGCCAAGCGCAAGCAATACGGCGAAATCATCGACTGTGCCCCCAGCCGGTTCCTCGATGAGCTACCGCCGGACGATCTGGCGTGGGAAGGCAATGACGACACGCCCACCGAAGTGAAGGCCGTTCGCGGCAACACCGCCCTGGCGGATATACGCGCGATGTTAAAGCGCTAG
- a CDS encoding xanthine phosphoribosyltransferase, producing MEALHKKIREEGIVLSDQVLKVDAFLNHQIDPALMKLIGDEFAALFKDSGITKIVTIEASGIAPAIMTGLNLGVPVIFARKQQSLTLTENLLSATVYSFTKKVESTVAISPRHLTSSDRVLVIDDFLANGKASQALISIIKQAGATVAGLGIVIEKSFQGGRAELDAQGYRVESLARVKSLAGGVITFID from the coding sequence GTGGAAGCACTGCATAAGAAAATTCGCGAAGAAGGCATCGTGCTTTCAGATCAAGTACTCAAGGTCGACGCCTTTTTGAACCACCAGATCGATCCGGCGCTGATGAAGCTGATCGGCGACGAATTCGCCGCGCTGTTCAAGGATTCGGGCATCACCAAGATCGTCACCATCGAGGCCTCGGGCATTGCACCGGCGATCATGACGGGCCTGAACCTTGGCGTGCCGGTGATCTTCGCGCGCAAGCAGCAATCCCTCACCCTGACCGAAAACCTGCTGTCGGCGACGGTGTATTCCTTCACCAAGAAGGTCGAAAGCACCGTGGCGATTTCCCCGCGCCACCTGACCAGCAGCGACCGCGTGTTGGTAATTGATGACTTTCTGGCCAACGGCAAGGCGTCCCAGGCATTGATTTCGATCATCAAGCAGGCGGGCGCGACGGTCGCGGGCTTGGGGATCGTGATCGAAAAGTCGTTCCAGGGTGGCCGCGCGGAGCTGGATGCGCAGGGTTATCGGGTTGAGTCGCTGGCGCGGGTTAAATCGCTGGCGGGTGGTGTAATCACCTTTATCGATTAA